Proteins co-encoded in one Pseudophryne corroboree isolate aPseCor3 chromosome 1, aPseCor3.hap2, whole genome shotgun sequence genomic window:
- the LOC135066191 gene encoding uncharacterized protein LOC135066191 has protein sequence MESTQSQGPHSPQLSEPDIMPPEAQQESEQETYTLQLQAIDVNQPSTPQESTPPPQMSPHPQLSQTTPPHQPEPSFWVTWNQQQAQNIDCLRTHAQYLACLPHHLPRLCRNTSRLNVQLCRVANSMEQMRADNSQLIVTFQRIMDEQHRHQQALIQLIQSNQILSETMSRIIDNNTTATTQLTATLANLSQNINLLAQHQQGSSSGTNTPTQTPISSPVRRSSRTRSTAQTKPTSATKEQPKK, from the exons atggagagtactcaatcacagggtccacattcccctcagctgtctg aaccagacatcatgcccccggaagcccagcaggaatctgaacaggaaacatacaccctccaactgcaagcaatagatgttaaccaaccaagcacgcctcaggaaagtaccccaccacctcaaatgtcaccccacccacaattgagccaaacaaccccacCCCACCAACCtgaaccatcattttgggtaacatggaaccaacagcaggcacagaatattgattgcctacgcacacacgcccaatacctagcctgtctgccccatcatctaccgagactgtgtagaaacacaagcaggctcaatgtccagctatgcagagtcgcaaacagtatggagcagatgagagcagataacagccaacttattgttacctttcagcgcataatggatgagcaacaccgacaTCAACAGGcactcattcagttaattcaaagtaatcaaattttatcagaaaccatgtctcgcatcatagacaacaacacaacagccacaacacaacttaccgcaACTCTGGCaaacctcagtcaaaatattaatttgttggcacaacaccaacaaggttccagctcagggaccaacacacctacacagaccccaatttcatcaccagttcgaagatccagccgaacccgctccactgcccaaaccaaacccacgtcagccaccaaagaacagcctaagaaatag